A window of the Parabacteroides merdae ATCC 43184 genome harbors these coding sequences:
- a CDS encoding DUF418 domain-containing protein, translated as MELSASKIPRIEVVDALRGFAVMAIILVHNLEHFIFPVYPTEQPAWLAVLNDGVFNVIFSLFAGKAYAIFALLFGFTFYIQCHNQTKKGKDFGYRFLWRLVLLLGFATLNAAFFPAGDVLLLFAVVGLVLFLVRKWSDKAILITAIILLIQPIEWYHYIMSLLNPAHALPDLGVGAMYSEVAEYTKAGNFLDFIWGNITLGQKASLYWAIGAGRFLQTAGLFLVGLYIGRKELFVTSETHLRFWVKVLIIAAICFAPLYSLKEQIMASDNALIKQTVGTAFDMWQKFAFTFILVSSFVLLYQKECFRKAVSALRFYGKMSLTNYIAQSIMGAIIYFPFGLYLAPYCGYTISLLIGFALFLLQVSFCKWWLASHKQGPLESIWHKWTWMFSNNK; from the coding sequence ATGGAACTATCAGCAAGTAAAATCCCACGTATTGAAGTAGTCGATGCACTAAGAGGATTTGCCGTCATGGCAATTATTTTAGTGCATAATCTGGAACATTTTATCTTTCCAGTCTATCCAACAGAACAACCAGCATGGCTAGCCGTCTTAAACGACGGAGTGTTTAACGTCATTTTTTCCCTGTTTGCAGGAAAAGCTTATGCTATTTTCGCTCTTTTGTTCGGGTTTACATTCTATATCCAATGTCATAATCAGACAAAGAAAGGAAAAGACTTCGGCTACCGCTTCTTATGGCGATTGGTTCTGTTGCTTGGCTTCGCAACCTTGAATGCCGCTTTTTTCCCGGCCGGAGACGTACTGTTGTTATTTGCCGTAGTAGGTTTGGTTTTATTTCTGGTCCGCAAATGGAGTGACAAAGCGATCTTGATCACAGCTATTATATTATTAATCCAACCTATAGAATGGTATCACTACATCATGAGTCTGCTCAATCCTGCCCATGCTCTGCCGGATCTCGGCGTAGGCGCCATGTACAGTGAGGTCGCCGAATATACCAAAGCCGGAAATTTCCTGGACTTCATCTGGGGCAATATCACGTTAGGACAAAAAGCAAGTTTGTACTGGGCTATCGGAGCCGGACGTTTTCTGCAGACGGCAGGTCTATTCCTGGTGGGACTTTATATCGGCAGAAAAGAACTATTCGTTACAAGCGAAACACACCTGCGTTTTTGGGTAAAGGTTCTTATTATTGCTGCAATCTGTTTCGCTCCCTTGTATTCCTTAAAAGAACAGATCATGGCAAGCGACAATGCCTTGATCAAGCAAACCGTAGGGACAGCTTTCGACATGTGGCAGAAATTTGCGTTTACATTCATCCTCGTTTCCTCGTTTGTACTCTTATACCAGAAAGAATGCTTCAGGAAAGCTGTTTCAGCTCTGCGTTTTTACGGTAAGATGAGCCTGACAAATTATATCGCGCAATCAATCATGGGAGCGATCATCTATTTCCCGTTCGGACTATATTTAGCTCCTTATTGTGGCTATACAATAAGTTTACTAATCGGGTTCGCCCTCTTCCTGTTACAAGTTTCGTTCTGCAAATGGTGGCTGGCAAGCCACAAACAAGGTCCCTTGGAAAGCATATGGCATAAATGGACTTGGATGTTCTCGAACAATAAATAA